A stretch of the Panicum virgatum strain AP13 chromosome 9N, P.virgatum_v5, whole genome shotgun sequence genome encodes the following:
- the LOC120689003 gene encoding uncharacterized protein LOC120689003 codes for MKEANYHNEKMKAYCNAVCRLEDKFDGLKLNHITRKYHEEANELANITSGRTTIPPNVFIRDLTKPSVDFKNPTEATGVAPKHSGAAIVETSAKDPSTEEPETMDTDIETSSVDEAEGKELIRDIHASICGHHAAPRTLVGNAFRQGFYWPTAVADSTDVVRTCEGCQFYAWKTHLTAHALQTIPITWPFIVWGLDLVGPL; via the exons ATGAAGGAGGCCAACTACCACAATGAGAAGATGAaggcgtactgcaatgcagtgtgTCGCCTCGAGGACAAGTTCGACGGGCTCAAGCTTAACCACATCACGCGCAAGTACCACGAGGAAGCGAACGAACTGGCCAATATCACATCTGGCCGGACAACCATTCCCCCGAATGTCTTCATCCGCGACCTCACCAAGCCATCCGTCGACTTTAAGAACCCTACGGAAGCCACTGGAGTGGCGCCCAAACACTCGGGGGCTGCGATCGTGGAGACATCAGCCAAAGACCCCTCGACGGAGGAGCCCGAGACCATGGACACTGACATCGAGACATCCTCGGTGGACGAGGCTGAG ggcaaggagctgatccgagACATCCACGCTAGCATCTGCGGTCACCACGCTGcaccgcgcaccctcgtgggcaaTGCATTTCGGcagggcttttactggcccaccgcggttgCCGACTCCACCGatgtcgtgcggacctgcgagggctgCCAGTTTTACGCTTGGAAGACACACCTCACGgctcatgctctgcagaccatccccatcacatggccgttcATCGtttggggactggacctcgttggGCCACTGTAG